A region of Marnyiella aurantia DNA encodes the following proteins:
- a CDS encoding enoyl-CoA hydratase-related protein: MNYENIAVSTEGNTTVITITRPQALNALNAATITELGNILDKLDGDASCRAIIITGSGEKSFVAGADIKEFSDFGAVQAEELARNGQRTLFNKVENMTKPVIAAVNGFALGGGLELAMACHIRYASENARLGLPEVTLGLIPGYGGTQRLPKLVGKGLANELIFSAKMINATRAKEIGLVNEVFTLEDLLPKSLELAATIASNSPMAIAEAINAVNLSDTDRGYEAEIKSFGLLFEKNDKKEGVTAFLEKRKPNF, translated from the coding sequence ATGAATTACGAAAATATTGCAGTTTCTACAGAAGGAAATACAACTGTAATCACCATAACCAGGCCTCAGGCGCTTAATGCACTTAATGCTGCAACAATTACCGAACTTGGTAATATCCTGGACAAGCTGGACGGCGATGCATCCTGCAGGGCCATCATTATAACAGGAAGCGGTGAAAAATCTTTTGTTGCCGGTGCTGACATTAAAGAATTCAGCGATTTCGGAGCTGTACAGGCAGAGGAGTTGGCACGTAACGGCCAGCGTACTCTTTTCAATAAGGTAGAGAACATGACCAAGCCCGTAATTGCGGCCGTGAACGGATTTGCCCTGGGTGGTGGTCTGGAGCTGGCTATGGCGTGCCACATCCGTTACGCATCTGAAAACGCCAGATTAGGACTTCCGGAAGTGACACTTGGATTAATACCTGGCTATGGAGGAACCCAGCGTTTGCCAAAACTGGTAGGAAAAGGACTGGCAAATGAATTAATCTTTTCTGCAAAAATGATCAATGCCACTCGGGCTAAAGAGATAGGCCTGGTTAACGAAGTTTTCACGCTGGAAGATCTTCTTCCTAAATCGTTAGAACTGGCGGCAACTATAGCGTCCAATTCACCAATGGCTATTGCTGAGGCAATTAATGCGGTTAATCTTTCGGATACAGACCGTGGTTATGAAGCAGAAATTAAATCTTTTGGGTTGCTGTTTGAAAAGAACGATAAAAAAGAAGGTGTCACCGCTTTTCTGGAAAAAAGGAAGCCTAACTTTTAA
- a CDS encoding deoxycytidylate deaminase: MTLNKFDIAYLRMAREWARLSYCHRKQVGALIVKDRMIISDGYNGTPSGFDNTCEDGEGKTHWYVLHAEANAILKLAASTNSAKGATLYLTLSPCKECSKLVLQAGISRLVYISEYSDGEGIAFLQNHGIEIMQIAEEQLDLN; this comes from the coding sequence GTGACACTAAATAAATTTGATATCGCATATCTCAGAATGGCCAGAGAATGGGCCAGGCTGTCTTATTGCCACCGGAAGCAGGTAGGCGCACTGATTGTAAAGGACAGGATGATTATATCCGATGGTTATAACGGCACACCGTCCGGTTTTGATAATACATGTGAAGATGGCGAAGGTAAAACCCATTGGTATGTATTGCACGCGGAGGCAAATGCAATCCTTAAACTGGCTGCATCCACCAATTCGGCAAAGGGTGCTACGTTATACCTGACGCTTTCGCCCTGTAAAGAGTGCAGTAAACTGGTACTGCAGGCCGGGATTTCACGCCTGGTGTACATAAGTGAATATTCTGACGGTGAGGGAATTGCTTTCCTGCAGAACCACGGAATAGAGATTATGCAGATTGCCGAAGAACAACTGGACCTAAATTAA
- the xerD gene encoding site-specific tyrosine recombinase XerD, whose protein sequence is MSWTEKIKDFEIFLKFERNFSDNTLDAYLRDIRKLQNYAETELTGTGPQEITFTQLQEYLYQLSKQKFSERSQARWVSSIKAFFKYLVEDEIRTDNPAILLEGPKLGLYLPDTLSFDDIERIITAIDISTDLGKRNQCMIEVLYGCGLRVSELIDIKISNINYKENYLKVDGKGDKSRFVPLADYTTRLIRDYIKNVRSQYKINKKFEDILFLNSRGSAMSRVIVFIIIKELTEKAGISKRISPHTFRHSFATHLLQNGADLRYIQEMLGHSSITTTEIYTHLKTEELRDVILNYHPRNIT, encoded by the coding sequence ATGAGCTGGACTGAAAAAATTAAAGATTTTGAAATCTTCCTGAAATTTGAGCGGAATTTTTCAGACAATACGCTGGATGCGTACCTGCGCGACATCAGAAAACTGCAGAATTACGCAGAAACTGAACTTACGGGCACAGGACCCCAGGAAATAACTTTCACGCAACTGCAGGAGTATCTTTACCAGCTGTCCAAACAGAAATTCAGTGAGCGGTCTCAAGCCAGATGGGTGTCATCTATAAAAGCATTCTTCAAATATCTGGTGGAAGATGAAATCCGGACAGATAATCCGGCTATTCTTCTGGAAGGTCCCAAACTGGGTCTTTATCTGCCCGATACACTTTCGTTTGATGATATTGAGCGGATTATTACAGCAATAGATATATCCACGGATCTTGGGAAGCGCAACCAATGTATGATAGAAGTTCTGTATGGTTGCGGCCTGCGTGTATCTGAACTTATTGACATAAAGATCTCCAATATCAACTATAAGGAAAACTATCTTAAAGTAGACGGGAAAGGTGATAAATCCCGGTTTGTGCCGCTTGCAGATTATACTACCAGGCTGATCCGCGATTACATCAAGAATGTGCGGTCACAATATAAGATAAACAAGAAATTTGAAGATATCCTTTTCCTGAACAGCCGCGGTTCCGCAATGTCCAGGGTAATTGTATTCATCATCATCAAGGAGCTTACTGAAAAAGCAGGCATCAGTAAACGCATTTCGCCCCACACCTTCAGACACTCATTTGCAACGCATCTGCTTCAGAACGGTGCAGACCTGCGGTATATCCAGGAAATGCTGGGCCACTCCAGTATCACAACTACTGAAATATACACTCACCTGAAGACCGAAGAACTTCGGGACGTCATCTTAAATTACCATCCAAGGAATATTACATGA